Below is a window of Georgenia soli DNA.
ATCCCCGCCTCGTCGAAGATCCGGGCGGTGACGGCGTCGTACGCGGTCAGCATCGTCAGCGGCTCGCCGCGCTCCTTGGCCTGCCTGAGGTGGTGGACCCGGACCTTGCGCGGGCCTCGCGCCTGCTCGGAGGCCGGGCCGGCCGCGACGCTCGGGTCACCCCCCGACGGGGTGCCTGTGGCGGCGGTGCTCGCTGCCCGCTGCTCCGGGGGGACGCTGCTGCTCATCTGAACTCCTGCTCGGCGGCGGGGACGCCCGCGGCGGCCGGTGGACGGCGCCGTCGGTGGTCCGTGACAAGCACTCACCCTAGAGGCGTCGCGGACCTGCCGGTCAGTTGCGCCATGATGGGACGGTGCGGGGACCGGCCGCACGCCGCCGTCGCAGGCGGTCCGCCACGCCGAACCAGGAGCCGACACATGGACAAGCAGCAGGAGTACGTCCTCAGGGCGATCGAGGAGCGGGACGTCCGCTTCATCCGGCTCTGGTTCACCGACGTCCTCGGCGTGCTGAAGTCCGTGGCCATCGCGCCCGCCGAGCTCGAGGGCGCCTTCGCCGAGGGCATCGGCTTCGACGGCTCCTCGATCGAGGGACTCTCCCGCGTCTACGAGTCGGACATGCTGGCCAAGCCCGACCCCTCCACGTTCCAGGTGCTCCCGTGGCGGGGGGACGAGAACGGGGTCGCCCGCATGTTCTGCGACGTGCTGACCCCCACCGGCGAGCCGGCGCGCTCGGACCCGCGCAGCGTGCTCAAGCGGGCGATGAACAAGGCCGCGGACGCCGGCTTCACCTTCTACACCCACCCCGAGATCGAGTTCTACCTCTTCCAGAACGTCTCCTCGCCCCAGGACCCGCTGGTCCCCATCGACACCGGCGGCTACTTCGACCACGTCGCCCGCGGCACGGCCCACGACTTCCGGCGGGACGCGATCACCACCCTGGAGTCCATGGGCATCTCGGTGGAGTTCTCCCACCACGAGGCCGGCCCCGGCCAGAACGAGATCGACCTGCGCTACGCCGACGCGCTGAGCATGGCCGACAACATCCAGACGTTCCGCACCGTCATCAAGGAGGTGGCGCTGCAGCAGGACGTCCTCGCCACCTTCATGCCCAAGCCGCTGCCGGACGCGCCCGGCTCGGGCATGCACACGCACATGTCGCTGTTCGAGGGCGACCAGAACGCCTTCCACGACCCGTCGGGGGAGTACCAGCTCTCCGCCACCGCCCGGTCCTTCATCGCCGGTCTGCTCCACCACGCCGCGGAGATCACCGCGGTGTGCAACCAGCACGTCAACTCCTACAAGCGTCTGTGGGG
It encodes the following:
- a CDS encoding glutamine synthetase family protein — encoded protein: MDKQQEYVLRAIEERDVRFIRLWFTDVLGVLKSVAIAPAELEGAFAEGIGFDGSSIEGLSRVYESDMLAKPDPSTFQVLPWRGDENGVARMFCDVLTPTGEPARSDPRSVLKRAMNKAADAGFTFYTHPEIEFYLFQNVSSPQDPLVPIDTGGYFDHVARGTAHDFRRDAITTLESMGISVEFSHHEAGPGQNEIDLRYADALSMADNIQTFRTVIKEVALQQDVLATFMPKPLPDAPGSGMHTHMSLFEGDQNAFHDPSGEYQLSATARSFIAGLLHHAAEITAVCNQHVNSYKRLWGGDEAPAYVSWGHNNRSALVRVPMYKPEKGGSARVEYRALDSAANPYLAFAVLLNAGLKGIEEGYELPEGAAEDVAAMTREERKALGIRSLPASLREAVELMESSELVAETLGEDTFEFFLRNKRTEWQEYRAQVTPYELQRFIPAL